The Micrococcales bacterium genome includes a window with the following:
- the proC gene encoding pyrroline-5-carboxylate reductase, with the protein MGVVAIVGAGVMGEALLSGLLRGDRMGDTFVVADKRLDRVVELRDRYGVETATNVEAAREADVVVLVVKPQDIFTVAQEIAGELKPDALVVSLAAGVTTASLEQRLPADTPVVRVMPNTPALVDQGMSAVSPGAHCTEDHVAMAVRLMACVGKVVEVPERLQDAVTAISGSGPAYIFFTVEAMIEAGVGLGLPRRLATELTLQTVFGAATMLRETGEHPVVLRENVTSPAGTTAAALRILEDHKVRAAFLAALEAARNRSIELAGG; encoded by the coding sequence ATGGGTGTGGTTGCGATCGTCGGGGCCGGCGTGATGGGTGAGGCACTGCTGTCGGGGTTGCTGCGCGGTGACCGGATGGGCGACACGTTCGTCGTCGCCGACAAGCGACTGGACCGGGTGGTGGAGTTGCGGGACCGGTACGGCGTCGAGACCGCCACCAACGTCGAAGCGGCCCGCGAAGCAGATGTCGTGGTGCTGGTGGTCAAACCCCAGGACATCTTCACCGTCGCGCAGGAGATCGCCGGAGAACTCAAACCCGACGCACTGGTGGTATCGCTGGCGGCTGGCGTGACGACCGCTTCCCTGGAGCAGCGCCTGCCCGCGGACACCCCCGTGGTGCGGGTCATGCCCAACACTCCGGCGCTGGTCGACCAGGGCATGTCCGCCGTCTCGCCGGGGGCTCACTGCACCGAGGATCACGTGGCGATGGCAGTACGGCTCATGGCGTGCGTGGGCAAGGTCGTCGAGGTGCCCGAACGACTGCAGGATGCGGTCACCGCGATCTCCGGGTCAGGTCCGGCGTACATCTTCTTCACCGTCGAGGCCATGATCGAGGCCGGCGTGGGCCTTGGCCTGCCGCGGCGCCTGGCCACGGAGTTGACGCTGCAGACTGTGTTCGGCGCGGCCACCATGCTGCGGGAGACCGGCGAACACCCGGTTGTGCTGCGGGAGAACGTCACCTCGCCGGCCGGCACCACGGCGGCGGCATTGCGGATCCTGGAGGACCACAAGGTGCGCGCGGCGTTTCTCGCCGCGTTGGAGGCCGCCCGCAACAGGTCGATCGAACTGGCCGGCGGCTGA
- the ppk2 gene encoding polyphosphate kinase 2 translates to MGKKHKKAKSPAPVDEQGRASGPPPKMKNKEYEQHMRVLQGELVAMQEWVKTSGAKICIVFEGLDSAGKGGTIRRITERTSPRVFKHIALPAPTEREQSQMYVQRYMAHFPSAGEVAIFDRSWYNRAGVEPVMGYCTQEQTDRFLEMTPAVEKAMVDNGIILLKYWLNVSVAEQTRRLGNRIDDPRKVWKLSPTDLKSYSRHYQYCRARDAMLAATDTAWAPWFVVDNDDKKRGRLNIISHLLSQIPYEPLPPSQTTMPRKPTPRGYVEPDMPLHRIPTPF, encoded by the coding sequence ATGGGCAAGAAGCACAAGAAGGCAAAGAGCCCGGCACCAGTCGATGAACAAGGGCGGGCATCGGGTCCACCGCCGAAGATGAAGAACAAGGAATACGAGCAGCACATGCGTGTGCTGCAGGGCGAACTGGTGGCCATGCAGGAGTGGGTCAAGACTTCAGGGGCGAAGATCTGCATCGTGTTCGAGGGCCTGGACTCGGCGGGCAAGGGCGGCACGATCCGCCGCATCACCGAGCGCACCAGCCCGCGGGTGTTCAAGCACATCGCACTGCCCGCCCCGACCGAGCGCGAGCAGTCCCAGATGTACGTCCAGCGCTACATGGCGCACTTCCCGTCGGCCGGCGAGGTCGCGATCTTCGACCGCAGTTGGTACAACCGGGCCGGCGTCGAGCCGGTGATGGGGTACTGCACACAGGAGCAGACAGACAGGTTCCTGGAGATGACCCCCGCGGTCGAGAAGGCCATGGTCGACAACGGGATCATCTTGCTCAAGTACTGGCTCAACGTGAGCGTTGCCGAGCAGACCCGGCGGCTGGGCAACCGGATCGACGACCCCCGCAAGGTGTGGAAGCTGTCCCCGACGGATCTGAAGTCCTACAGCCGCCACTACCAGTACTGCCGGGCGCGGGACGCAATGCTCGCGGCAACCGACACGGCATGGGCGCCGTGGTTCGTGGTCGACAACGACGACAAGAAGCGCGGCCGGCTGAACATCATCTCGCACCTGCTCAGCCAGATCCCTTACGAGCCGCTGCCGCCGTCGCAGACGACGATGCCCAGGAAGCCCACCCCCCGCGGGTACGTCGAGCCCGACATGCCGCTGCACCGCATCCCGACCCCGTTCTGA
- a CDS encoding proline dehydrogenase family protein has protein sequence MIRRALLSLSRQKRIQEISASAPVTRSVVARFVAGESEPDAVRAAGELAGEGLLSTIDHLGEDILERGQADATRDAYVRLLAGLDEAGLAAAAEVSVKLSAVGQALSGEGEKIALDNARVICEAAKAAGTTVTLDMEDHTTTDSTLAILRELRQDFPGTGAVLQAYLYRTEQDCRDLAYEGSRIRLCKGAYKEPESVAFQAKVDVDKAYVRCMRILFDSPSYPMIASHDPRLVEIAGALATRADRAKGTYEHQMLYGVRPEEQRRLVKAGERMRVYIPYGAEWYGYMVRRMAEKPGNMALFLRSMTSKS, from the coding sequence GTGATCCGGCGTGCGCTGTTGAGCCTGTCGCGGCAGAAGAGAATCCAGGAGATCTCGGCCAGCGCCCCTGTGACCCGTTCGGTCGTGGCCCGGTTCGTGGCAGGGGAGTCCGAGCCGGACGCAGTACGTGCCGCCGGTGAACTCGCCGGTGAGGGGCTGCTCAGCACGATCGACCACCTCGGCGAGGACATCCTGGAGCGAGGTCAGGCCGATGCCACCCGCGACGCCTACGTGCGACTGCTGGCGGGGTTGGACGAGGCCGGCCTCGCCGCCGCCGCCGAGGTGTCCGTCAAGCTCTCCGCTGTCGGGCAGGCGCTGTCCGGGGAAGGCGAGAAGATCGCCCTGGACAACGCGCGGGTGATCTGCGAGGCGGCGAAGGCCGCGGGCACGACCGTGACGCTGGACATGGAGGACCACACCACTACGGACTCCACATTGGCCATCCTGCGGGAGTTGCGCCAGGACTTCCCGGGCACCGGGGCGGTGCTGCAGGCATACCTGTACCGCACCGAGCAGGACTGCCGGGACCTGGCTTACGAGGGCTCGCGCATCCGGTTGTGCAAGGGGGCCTACAAAGAGCCGGAGTCGGTGGCCTTCCAGGCCAAGGTTGACGTCGACAAGGCGTACGTGCGGTGCATGCGCATCCTGTTCGACTCCCCTTCCTACCCGATGATCGCCTCCCACGACCCACGGCTGGTCGAAATCGCCGGTGCCCTGGCCACGCGGGCCGACCGCGCCAAGGGCACCTACGAGCACCAGATGCTTTACGGCGTGCGCCCTGAGGAGCAGCGGCGGCTGGTCAAGGCCGGGGAACGCATGCGTGTCTACATCCCGTACGGCGCCGAGTGGTACGGCTACATGGTGCGCCGCATGGCTGAGAAGCCGGGGAACATGGCGCTGTTCCTGCGGTCGATGACCTCGAAGTCCTAA
- a CDS encoding TetR family transcriptional regulator, translated as MGSDDVRDAVLDAARAAFHARGYVRTSMKGVAAAAGVAPEVVNRYWNSKESLFAAAMRLPFDPASAMPQLVAPGLDGMGERLTRATLDLLADEGSRNDFIALFQAGASATKAARGMQDFIERSMVDRLVRTLGVPDARLRVNLIMSYLMGIGTTRYIVRLEPVASMPEDELVKLVAPTIQNWLDPTKPLQKPKKPPSRGAGGSKTTVPRDSAGG; from the coding sequence ATGGGATCTGACGACGTCCGCGATGCCGTGCTCGACGCAGCCCGGGCGGCTTTCCACGCCCGTGGTTACGTGCGCACCTCGATGAAGGGGGTGGCCGCCGCCGCCGGCGTGGCCCCGGAGGTGGTCAACCGCTACTGGAACTCCAAAGAGTCCTTGTTCGCGGCGGCGATGCGCCTGCCGTTCGACCCCGCCAGTGCGATGCCGCAACTCGTAGCCCCCGGCCTCGACGGGATGGGGGAGCGGCTGACCCGGGCCACCCTGGACCTGCTGGCCGACGAGGGCAGCCGCAACGACTTCATCGCTTTGTTCCAGGCCGGTGCCTCCGCGACGAAAGCGGCGCGCGGGATGCAGGACTTCATCGAGCGTTCCATGGTGGACCGCCTCGTCCGGACCCTGGGCGTGCCCGACGCCCGCCTGCGGGTGAACCTGATCATGTCGTACCTCATGGGCATCGGCACCACGCGCTACATCGTGCGACTGGAGCCGGTCGCGTCGATGCCGGAGGACGAGTTGGTGAAGCTCGTCGCCCCCACCATCCAGAACTGGCTGGACCCCACCAAGCCACTGCAGAAGCCGAAGAAGCCGCCGAGCCGTGGCGCCGGGGGCTCGAAGACCACCGTGCCAAGGGACAGTGCCGGCGGCTAG
- a CDS encoding sugar phosphate isomerase/epimerase, which yields MASRLGYDGVEVMVMNDAVSQDPDALRRLSDHYAIPILAIHAPCLLITQRVWGSDPWAKLVRARAAAETLGADTVVVHPPFRWQREYARDFLRGLRRMQDETDIRFAVENMYPWRAGGREVAAYSPGWDIRDEDYPHTTLDLSHTAVSGTDPQRMAADLGGSLAHIHLADGSGSNRDEHLIPGQGTQPCGLVLDTLAGNGFDGVVVVEVSTRKAPNRAQRERDLVEALAFARLHLDLP from the coding sequence ATGGCGTCGCGACTGGGCTACGACGGCGTCGAGGTCATGGTGATGAACGACGCGGTCTCGCAGGATCCCGATGCCCTGCGCCGGCTGTCCGACCATTACGCGATCCCGATCCTCGCCATCCACGCGCCCTGCCTGCTCATCACGCAACGGGTGTGGGGCAGCGACCCCTGGGCCAAACTCGTGCGAGCCCGGGCGGCGGCGGAGACCCTGGGCGCGGACACCGTGGTCGTGCACCCGCCCTTCCGCTGGCAGCGCGAGTATGCCCGCGACTTCCTGCGCGGTCTGCGTCGCATGCAGGACGAGACCGACATCCGCTTCGCGGTGGAGAACATGTACCCATGGCGCGCCGGCGGCCGGGAGGTCGCGGCCTACTCCCCGGGGTGGGACATCCGCGACGAGGACTACCCGCACACCACCCTGGACTTGTCGCACACCGCAGTCAGCGGCACCGATCCGCAGCGCATGGCCGCGGACCTGGGTGGCTCGCTGGCGCACATCCACCTCGCCGACGGCAGTGGCAGCAACCGGGACGAGCACCTGATCCCGGGACAGGGCACGCAGCCGTGCGGACTGGTGCTCGACACCCTGGCCGGCAACGGGTTCGACGGGGTGGTGGTCGTGGAGGTGAGCACCCGCAAGGCACCCAACCGCGCGCAGCGAGAGCGTGATCTGGTCGAGGCGCTGGCTTTCGCCCGGCTCCACCTCGACCTGCCGTGA
- a CDS encoding Ppx/GppA family phosphatase, producing MRLGVLDIGSNTAHLLVVDAHHGAAPLPALSHKEELRLAEHLTPEGTIAPAASKALVRFVTDSLEIAEDAGVTEVMAFATSAIREAPNGDDVLAEVKQRTGVDVDLMSGERESRVTFLAVRRWFGWSSGRLLVVDIGGGSLELATGADEDPDVAMSLPLGAGRLTRDHLPDDPPKPSQLKALRKKVRAEVAADVGRLIRYGPPELAVATSKTLKQLARIAGAAPSAEGQYVRRTLRRDDLRTWLPKLAEMPAAKRAELPGVSVGRARQLVAGAMVAEAVMDIGGLSELVICPWALREGVILERLDLFMTPSD from the coding sequence ATGCGACTCGGCGTGCTGGACATCGGATCCAACACCGCTCACCTCCTGGTGGTCGATGCCCATCACGGCGCGGCCCCCCTGCCTGCCCTGTCCCACAAGGAGGAGTTGCGGCTGGCCGAGCATCTCACGCCCGAGGGGACCATCGCCCCAGCCGCGTCGAAGGCGCTGGTGCGCTTCGTGACCGACTCCCTGGAGATCGCGGAGGACGCGGGGGTGACCGAGGTCATGGCCTTCGCCACCAGCGCCATCCGGGAGGCCCCCAATGGCGACGATGTGCTGGCCGAGGTCAAGCAGCGCACGGGCGTCGACGTGGACCTGATGAGCGGGGAGCGGGAGTCGCGGGTCACGTTCCTGGCGGTGCGCCGCTGGTTCGGGTGGTCCAGCGGCCGACTGCTCGTGGTGGACATCGGCGGCGGTTCCCTGGAGTTGGCCACGGGCGCTGACGAGGACCCGGACGTGGCGATGTCGCTGCCGCTGGGGGCCGGCCGGCTGACCCGCGATCATCTGCCCGACGACCCACCCAAGCCGTCGCAGTTGAAAGCCTTACGCAAGAAGGTCCGTGCCGAGGTGGCGGCCGATGTCGGCCGGCTGATCCGGTACGGGCCGCCGGAGTTGGCCGTGGCCACCAGCAAGACGCTCAAGCAACTGGCCCGGATCGCCGGCGCTGCGCCCAGTGCCGAGGGCCAGTATGTGCGCCGCACGCTGCGCCGTGACGACCTGCGCACCTGGCTCCCCAAACTGGCGGAGATGCCTGCGGCGAAGCGGGCCGAGTTGCCCGGGGTGTCGGTGGGCCGGGCCCGGCAACTGGTGGCCGGTGCGATGGTCGCCGAGGCTGTGATGGACATCGGTGGGCTCTCAGAACTGGTGATCTGCCCGTGGGCCCTGCGCGAAGGGGTCATCCTGGAGCGCCTCGACCTGTTCATGACGCCGTCGGATTGA